From the genome of Sediminibacter sp. Hel_I_10:
AGAATTTGTTGGTGCCTTCTGTCTTAGTGAGCCAGAAGCAGGAAGTGATGCAACATCACAAGCCACCACTGCCATTGACAAAGGTGACCATTACGTCATTAACGGTACTAAAAACTGGATTACCAATGGAGGGCGAAGTGACGTTTATTTAGTTATTGCCCAAACCGATAGAAGTAAAGGCCATCATGGTATTAATGCTTTTATTGTTGAAAAAGGATTAGAAGGTTTTAGTATTGGACCTAAGGAAGATAAATTGGGAATTCGTGGTAGTGACACCCACACCCTTCAGTTCAATGATGTCAAAGTGCCTAAAGAAAATAGGATTGGTGCTGATGGATTCGGGTTTAAATTCGCAATGAAAACACTATCCGGCGGTAGAATTGGTATTGCAGCACAAGCTTTAGGTATTGCTTCTGGAGCTTATGAATTGGCTTTAAAATATTCGAAAGAAAGAAAGGCCTTTGGTACTGAAATCTGTAATCATCAAGCCATAGCTTTTAAATTGGCAGACATGTATACCGAAATAGAGGCGGCTAGACTTTTAGTGATGAAAGCAGCCTGGGAAAAAGATCAGGGTCACAACTATGATATGGCAAGTGCGATGGCAAAGTTATATGCTTCAAAAGTGGCCATGGAACAGTCTGTTGAAGCCGTTCAAATTCACGGTGGTAATGGTTTTGTTAAGGAATATCATGTTGAGCGCTTGATGCGTGATGCCAAAATCACCCAGATTTACGAGGGAACTTCTGAAATTCAAAAAATCGTAATTTCTCGAGGTGTGATTAACGGATAAAACTTTAAATATTTTTTTCTGATAAATAAAAAAAAGACGTCATACTAATGACGTCTTTTTGCTTTTTAATAGTTATTGAGCTATTTCTTTTAAGACAATCCGAATCTCGTGATAAGAATATTTATCATCTAATTGACTTTTAAGCTCTGAAAGCGAGTCAAATTTGTATTTCGGAATTAAATTTTGAAGTTCCTTAAAATGCGCTTCAGATACTAAATCCGTAGGCTTTACCTCTCCTGTTTCCACAAAACTAGCCAAGTGACCAAATATAGTGTTGACGGCAAGTCCCCTTTCTTCAGCTATTTCTTCTAGAGATTTTCCTCCTGTAAATAAGTCTAAGGAAATGAGATTAGAAGCTTGCTTTGTTTTTTTTGTGCTTTCGGCTTCATAAACGTCATCGTCGGTACCGTTGACCACATCAATATCATTTTCGCGACAATAGGATGTAATAATATCTAAAATCTCTTCACCGTATTTTTTAACTCTCACCTTTCCAAAACCATTTATCTTAACGAGTTGCCCCTTTGTAGTTGGTAATAGTTCACACATCTCATACAGCGATTTTTGAGAAAATATTTGGTAATGGATCAGATCTAACTCCTCAGCAGTATCGTTACGAAAAACACGTAAACGTTCAAACAAATCAACATGACTTGTCCCAACAATATTAACTTTTTTAGGCTTTGATTTTTGCTTCTGTTCGCTAATCTCAATTTTCCCACTAGCTCGCAAGGCTAAATATTGTGTCACTTTAAATCCGTTAATCAATTTCTTAAAAAACAGCTGCTTCAATTTTAATTGTACTTCAAATGTTTCCAAATGTTTTTTAAGATCGGTTTGAACAGCTTTGTTATCTGTTGTAAATACAATAGACTCAAAAGGCCCTGTTATGTTTTTTTCTGTTTCTACATCAAAATAGGATATAGCTTTTCTGAAACGTTCCTGTATATTTTCATCAGATTCTGGCAAACTATGTGACTCTGTAAGTTGCTGTAATTGAAATTTAAATCCGTTAGCTACTTTTAATAAATTGGTAACCTCTAGTTTAATCTCTGTGATTACCTCTGAAAGATTCCCTTTAATGCTACTTCTATTTTTATAATAGATATCCAAAATCCTACTTATGGGAATTAAAAACTCATAGTAATTGAATAATTCTGAAATGAGACCTAATTGATAAACCACGCGTGAAGTAATTAATTGGTGTTCATCTGGTTGGTTATCTTCTGATTGTTTATTGAACGTATTGACGTGTTGATCGTTAATAATTTGATTCGGCTCAATTTTATTACGAAGCACCAGCCCCTCTAATGATTTACAGCGGCTTAATGCAACATAAGTTTGACCATGAGCAAAAGCACCTTGAGAATCAATAATAGCTCTCTCAAAAGTTAAACCCTGGCTTTTATGAATGGTAATAGCCCAAGCCAGCCTTAAAGGCATTTGAATATATGAGCCTAGCTTTTGTTCTGAGATCGCTTTAGTTTCGGGATTTAAAGTATAATTGATATTTTCCCACGTTTCTGGAGTTACTTCAATAGTATAATTATCATCTGGACATTTTACCGTAATGGTTTCTTTATCCAATTGTATGACCTTTCCAATTTTCCCATTGAAATAGAGTTTATCTGCTGAAGTATCATTTTTAACAAACATCACTTGTGCCCCAACTTTGAGTTCTAGGCTTGATTCATTTGGGTATGAAAACTCAGGAAACTTGCCTTCTATCTTAGCTTCATAATTATAAACAGTGCCATTAAGCGCTTTAAGCTCATTAGCATTGACGCTTTTTGCTTTATAATTATGAGTGGTTAAAGACACATATCCTTCCTCCTCTTTAGGTTGAAAATCGGGTTGATATCTTTTGTTTAATTCATCGGCCGACACAGAAGTCAGGGAATTTGTCCGTATTTCATTCAAAATTTGAATAAAAGTAGGGTTGTCTTGCCGATAAATATGTTGTAATTCTATAGTAAGTGCATCACACTCTTTGTAGGCTCTACTGCTAAAAAAGAAAGGCGTCTCATAATATGGATTCAATATAGACCACTCATTTCCTCTAACCACTGGAGATAATTGCTGCAGATCACCAATCATTAGTACCTGAACACCTCCAAAAACTTGACCACGATCTCTGTATCTACGTAATGTTTGATCAATCCCATCAAGCAGGTCACAACGAACCATACTAATTTCATCAATAACTAGTAAATCCAAAGACTTGATAATATTGATTTTGGTCTTGTTGAAATTCCTCTTAAAGCCCGTATCATTATTAGAAGAACCATCTGGTAGAATTGGACCAAAAGCTAGCTGAAAAAATGAATGTATCGTCACTCCTTTAGCATTAATAGCGGCAACACCTGTAGGTGCTACAACTACCATTCTTTTAAGTGATTCTTTCTTTAAGCGTTTTAAAAAAGTAGTCTTACCAGTACCAGCTTTTCCTGTTAAAAAAATATGCCTATCTGTTTGATTGACAAAATCCCAAGCCAGTTCTAGTTCTTTATTACTGTTCATTCTATATCCAATTCATTTAGCGGTGCAGAAAAAACGCACTAATTTTAATTAAGCAGATAAATTTAGGCAAATAAAGTTATAGAATCTATAGACGGTTATAATTTGAAGTATTGAATCTATAAAAAGAAATCAAGTCTTAAACCGTGACAATTTTATGGAAGTGTATTGAATTTAGGAAAGTGTTCTTAATGCTATATAGCCATTTAACAATCTCAAAAATTGCGAAAAAAAAAATGCCCCGACGACATAATGTCATCGGGGCACTTGAAAAAAGGCGGCGACCTACTCTCCCACTGGATCGCAGTACCATCGGCGCTGACGGGCTTAACTTCTCTGTTCGGAATGGTAAGAGGTGAGCCCCGTCGCAATGGCCACCCTAGGCTTTTGCGGAAGGCGCCCCGTTTTACCGGGGCACAACCGTATGAGTTGACATACTGAAGAAAGATATACATGTATAAAACGTTCGATAAATCACTGTTTTGAAAAGAACGGGCGCACAGCAAGCCCACGGGCTATTAGTACCGCTCGGCTACAGACATTACTGCCCTTGCACCTACGGCCTATCAACGTGGTAGTCTTCCACGGCCCTTTAAAGAAATCTCATCTTGTGGTGGGTTTCG
Proteins encoded in this window:
- a CDS encoding acyl-CoA dehydrogenase, which produces MDFSLTEEHKLIRDAARDFAQTELLPGVIERDEKQVFPQELVKKMGDLGFMGIMTDPKYGGSGMDAISYVLVMEELSKIDASASVIVSVNNSLVCYGIETYGSEEQKQKYLTKLCTGEFVGAFCLSEPEAGSDATSQATTAIDKGDHYVINGTKNWITNGGRSDVYLVIAQTDRSKGHHGINAFIVEKGLEGFSIGPKEDKLGIRGSDTHTLQFNDVKVPKENRIGADGFGFKFAMKTLSGGRIGIAAQALGIASGAYELALKYSKERKAFGTEICNHQAIAFKLADMYTEIEAARLLVMKAAWEKDQGHNYDMASAMAKLYASKVAMEQSVEAVQIHGGNGFVKEYHVERLMRDAKITQIYEGTSEIQKIVISRGVING
- a CDS encoding helix-turn-helix domain-containing protein is translated as MNSNKELELAWDFVNQTDRHIFLTGKAGTGKTTFLKRLKKESLKRMVVVAPTGVAAINAKGVTIHSFFQLAFGPILPDGSSNNDTGFKRNFNKTKINIIKSLDLLVIDEISMVRCDLLDGIDQTLRRYRDRGQVFGGVQVLMIGDLQQLSPVVRGNEWSILNPYYETPFFFSSRAYKECDALTIELQHIYRQDNPTFIQILNEIRTNSLTSVSADELNKRYQPDFQPKEEEGYVSLTTHNYKAKSVNANELKALNGTVYNYEAKIEGKFPEFSYPNESSLELKVGAQVMFVKNDTSADKLYFNGKIGKVIQLDKETITVKCPDDNYTIEVTPETWENINYTLNPETKAISEQKLGSYIQMPLRLAWAITIHKSQGLTFERAIIDSQGAFAHGQTYVALSRCKSLEGLVLRNKIEPNQIINDQHVNTFNKQSEDNQPDEHQLITSRVVYQLGLISELFNYYEFLIPISRILDIYYKNRSSIKGNLSEVITEIKLEVTNLLKVANGFKFQLQQLTESHSLPESDENIQERFRKAISYFDVETEKNITGPFESIVFTTDNKAVQTDLKKHLETFEVQLKLKQLFFKKLINGFKVTQYLALRASGKIEISEQKQKSKPKKVNIVGTSHVDLFERLRVFRNDTAEELDLIHYQIFSQKSLYEMCELLPTTKGQLVKINGFGKVRVKKYGEEILDIITSYCRENDIDVVNGTDDDVYEAESTKKTKQASNLISLDLFTGGKSLEEIAEERGLAVNTIFGHLASFVETGEVKPTDLVSEAHFKELQNLIPKYKFDSLSELKSQLDDKYSYHEIRIVLKEIAQ